In a single window of the Zea mays cultivar B73 chromosome 5, Zm-B73-REFERENCE-NAM-5.0, whole genome shotgun sequence genome:
- the LOC103627302 gene encoding monooxygenase 1 isoform X6 produces the protein MARSGAARGRRRAPGDCQPCHRVPRRVAGRKEEHPDTRQELRWLKRKDLLETMAKDIPAGAIRLGCHVTAIHPSDPGVVLTTTPAGGGGGGVIRAKVLIGCDGSNSVVAKYLGMSPSKPTPPRTYLRGFTTYRHGHPFGDRFLRLRGRRFFVGRSPMTDTRVSFFVACHVPSAATSSSSRVVDARDTRHAVLQKLRDQRCPAEVVEMVRDADPDSLNVVTRVWYRPPWQVALAAFRKGAVTVAGDAMHAMGSYIGQGGSAALEDALVLARSLARARAAAAGGRDDGDDEPFLLGAATAIREYVRERRLRVARLSLEAFVMGELLRAKSMATKLACMAILALLGTKALGHTNYDCGRL, from the exons ATGGCGCGTTCTGGAGCAGCTCGGGGTCGCCGCAGAGCTCCGGGAGACTGCCAACCTTGTCACCGC GTTCCACGACGTGTGGCAGGACGAAAAGAAGAGCACCCTGACACCCGTCAG GAGCTCCGGTGGCTGAAGAGGAAGGACCTGCTGGAGACGATGGCCAAGGACATACCCGCAGGAGCGATCCGTCTGGGCTGCCACGTCACGGCCATCCACCCGTCGGATCCCGGCGTGGTCCTTACTACTacaccggccggcggcggcggcggcggcgtcatcAGAGCCAAG GTGCTGATTGGCTGTGACGGCTCCAACTCGGTGGTGGCGAAGTACCTAGGCATGTCCCCGTCCAAACCGACTCCTCCGCGCACGTATCTGCGTGGGTTCACGACGTACCGGCACGGGCACCCCTTCGGAGACCGTTTCCTGCGCCTGAGGGGCAGGCGCTTCTTCGTCGGGCGCTCGCCCATGACCGACACCCGAGTCAGCTTCTTCGTGGCCTGCCACGTCCCTTCTGCtgccaccagcagcagcagcagggtgGTCGACGCGCGCGACACGAGGCATGCCGTGCTGCAGAAGCTGCGAGACCAGCGGTGCCCCGCCGAGGTCGTCGAGATGGTGCGGGACGCCGACCCCGACTCGCTGAATGTGGTCACCAGGGTGTGGTACCGCCCGCCGTGGCAGGTCGCGCTCGCCGCCTTCCGGAAGGGCGCCGTGACGGTGGCCGGCGACGCCATGCACGCCATGGGGTCGTACATCGGccagggcggctcggcggcgctgGAGGACGCCCTCGTGCTCGCCCGGTCGCTGGCGCGAGCgcgggccgccgccgccgggggccGTGATGACGGCGACGACGAGCCGTTTCTTCTCGGTGCGGCGACGGCGATCCGGGAGTACGTCAGGGAGAGGAGGCTGAGGGTGGCGAGGCTGTCGTTGGAGGCCTTCGTCATGGGGGAGCTGCTGCGAGCCAAGTCGATGGCCACGAAGCTCGCCTGCATGGCCATCCTGGCTCTCCTCGGCACCAAGGCACTCGGCCACACCAACTACGACTGCGGCCGCCTGTAA
- the LOC103627302 gene encoding monooxygenase 1 isoform X2, which yields MYAASSHPGTSSSSSMEESHGIVIVGGGICGLATALALHRKGIASLVLEKSEALRVDGGSIGVHVNGWRVLEQLGVAAELRETANLVTALPNCFQVPRRVAGRKEEHPDTRQELRWLKRKDLLETMAKDIPAGAIRLGCHVTAIHPSDPGVVLTTTPAGGGGGGVIRAKVLIGCDGSNSVVAKYLGMSPSKPTPPRTYLRGFTTYRHGHPFGDRFLRLRGRRFFVGRSPMTDTRVSFFVACHVPSAATSSSSRVVDARDTRHAVLQKLRDQRCPAEVVEMVRDADPDSLNVVTRVWYRPPWQVALAAFRKGAVTVAGDAMHAMGSYIGQGGSAALEDALVLARSLARARAAAAGGRDDGDDEPFLLGAATAIREYVRERRLRVARLSLEAFVMGELLRAKSMATKLACMAILALLGTKALGHTNYDCGRL from the exons ATGTACGCGGCGTCCTCTCATCCGGGCACCAGCTCCAGTAGCAGCATGGAGGAATCCCATGGCATCGTCATCGTAGGCGGCGGCATCTGCGGCCTCGCCACCGCTCTTGCACTCCACCG GAAAGGAATCGCGAGCCTTGTGCTGGAGAAGTCGGAGGCTCTGAGAGTAGATGGCGGCTCCATCGGCGTCCATGTCAACGGATGGCGCGTTCTGGAGCAGCTCGGGGTCGCCGCAGAGCTCCGGGAGACTGCCAACCTTGTCACCGC CTTGCCCAATTGTTTCCAGGTTCCACGACGTGTGGCAGGACGAAAAGAAGAGCACCCTGACACCCGTCAG GAGCTCCGGTGGCTGAAGAGGAAGGACCTGCTGGAGACGATGGCCAAGGACATACCCGCAGGAGCGATCCGTCTGGGCTGCCACGTCACGGCCATCCACCCGTCGGATCCCGGCGTGGTCCTTACTACTacaccggccggcggcggcggcggcggcgtcatcAGAGCCAAG GTGCTGATTGGCTGTGACGGCTCCAACTCGGTGGTGGCGAAGTACCTAGGCATGTCCCCGTCCAAACCGACTCCTCCGCGCACGTATCTGCGTGGGTTCACGACGTACCGGCACGGGCACCCCTTCGGAGACCGTTTCCTGCGCCTGAGGGGCAGGCGCTTCTTCGTCGGGCGCTCGCCCATGACCGACACCCGAGTCAGCTTCTTCGTGGCCTGCCACGTCCCTTCTGCtgccaccagcagcagcagcagggtgGTCGACGCGCGCGACACGAGGCATGCCGTGCTGCAGAAGCTGCGAGACCAGCGGTGCCCCGCCGAGGTCGTCGAGATGGTGCGGGACGCCGACCCCGACTCGCTGAATGTGGTCACCAGGGTGTGGTACCGCCCGCCGTGGCAGGTCGCGCTCGCCGCCTTCCGGAAGGGCGCCGTGACGGTGGCCGGCGACGCCATGCACGCCATGGGGTCGTACATCGGccagggcggctcggcggcgctgGAGGACGCCCTCGTGCTCGCCCGGTCGCTGGCGCGAGCgcgggccgccgccgccgggggccGTGATGACGGCGACGACGAGCCGTTTCTTCTCGGTGCGGCGACGGCGATCCGGGAGTACGTCAGGGAGAGGAGGCTGAGGGTGGCGAGGCTGTCGTTGGAGGCCTTCGTCATGGGGGAGCTGCTGCGAGCCAAGTCGATGGCCACGAAGCTCGCCTGCATGGCCATCCTGGCTCTCCTCGGCACCAAGGCACTCGGCCACACCAACTACGACTGCGGCCGCCTGTAA
- the LOC103627302 gene encoding monooxygenase 1 isoform X1 — protein sequence MYAASSHPGTSSSSSMEESHGIVIVGGGICGLATALALHRKGIASLVLEKSEALRVDGGSIGVHVNGWRVLEQLGVAAELRETANLVTAFIRLRMPLISYQMPPDQIQNQRSLPNCFQVPRRVAGRKEEHPDTRQELRWLKRKDLLETMAKDIPAGAIRLGCHVTAIHPSDPGVVLTTTPAGGGGGGVIRAKVLIGCDGSNSVVAKYLGMSPSKPTPPRTYLRGFTTYRHGHPFGDRFLRLRGRRFFVGRSPMTDTRVSFFVACHVPSAATSSSSRVVDARDTRHAVLQKLRDQRCPAEVVEMVRDADPDSLNVVTRVWYRPPWQVALAAFRKGAVTVAGDAMHAMGSYIGQGGSAALEDALVLARSLARARAAAAGGRDDGDDEPFLLGAATAIREYVRERRLRVARLSLEAFVMGELLRAKSMATKLACMAILALLGTKALGHTNYDCGRL from the exons ATGTACGCGGCGTCCTCTCATCCGGGCACCAGCTCCAGTAGCAGCATGGAGGAATCCCATGGCATCGTCATCGTAGGCGGCGGCATCTGCGGCCTCGCCACCGCTCTTGCACTCCACCG GAAAGGAATCGCGAGCCTTGTGCTGGAGAAGTCGGAGGCTCTGAGAGTAGATGGCGGCTCCATCGGCGTCCATGTCAACGGATGGCGCGTTCTGGAGCAGCTCGGGGTCGCCGCAGAGCTCCGGGAGACTGCCAACCTTGTCACCGC CTTCATACGTTTGAGAATGCCCTTGATTTCATACCAAATGCCACCAGATCAGATTCAGAACCAGCGTAGCTTGCCCAATTGTTTCCAGGTTCCACGACGTGTGGCAGGACGAAAAGAAGAGCACCCTGACACCCGTCAG GAGCTCCGGTGGCTGAAGAGGAAGGACCTGCTGGAGACGATGGCCAAGGACATACCCGCAGGAGCGATCCGTCTGGGCTGCCACGTCACGGCCATCCACCCGTCGGATCCCGGCGTGGTCCTTACTACTacaccggccggcggcggcggcggcggcgtcatcAGAGCCAAG GTGCTGATTGGCTGTGACGGCTCCAACTCGGTGGTGGCGAAGTACCTAGGCATGTCCCCGTCCAAACCGACTCCTCCGCGCACGTATCTGCGTGGGTTCACGACGTACCGGCACGGGCACCCCTTCGGAGACCGTTTCCTGCGCCTGAGGGGCAGGCGCTTCTTCGTCGGGCGCTCGCCCATGACCGACACCCGAGTCAGCTTCTTCGTGGCCTGCCACGTCCCTTCTGCtgccaccagcagcagcagcagggtgGTCGACGCGCGCGACACGAGGCATGCCGTGCTGCAGAAGCTGCGAGACCAGCGGTGCCCCGCCGAGGTCGTCGAGATGGTGCGGGACGCCGACCCCGACTCGCTGAATGTGGTCACCAGGGTGTGGTACCGCCCGCCGTGGCAGGTCGCGCTCGCCGCCTTCCGGAAGGGCGCCGTGACGGTGGCCGGCGACGCCATGCACGCCATGGGGTCGTACATCGGccagggcggctcggcggcgctgGAGGACGCCCTCGTGCTCGCCCGGTCGCTGGCGCGAGCgcgggccgccgccgccgggggccGTGATGACGGCGACGACGAGCCGTTTCTTCTCGGTGCGGCGACGGCGATCCGGGAGTACGTCAGGGAGAGGAGGCTGAGGGTGGCGAGGCTGTCGTTGGAGGCCTTCGTCATGGGGGAGCTGCTGCGAGCCAAGTCGATGGCCACGAAGCTCGCCTGCATGGCCATCCTGGCTCTCCTCGGCACCAAGGCACTCGGCCACACCAACTACGACTGCGGCCGCCTGTAA
- the LOC103627302 gene encoding monooxygenase 1 isoform X5 → MAAPSASMSTDGAFWSSSGSPQSSGRLPTLSPPCPIVSRFHDVWQDEKKSTLTPVRKELRWLKRKDLLETMAKDIPAGAIRLGCHVTAIHPSDPGVVLTTTPAGGGGGGVIRAKVLIGCDGSNSVVAKYLGMSPSKPTPPRTYLRGFTTYRHGHPFGDRFLRLRGRRFFVGRSPMTDTRVSFFVACHVPSAATSSSSRVVDARDTRHAVLQKLRDQRCPAEVVEMVRDADPDSLNVVTRVWYRPPWQVALAAFRKGAVTVAGDAMHAMGSYIGQGGSAALEDALVLARSLARARAAAAGGRDDGDDEPFLLGAATAIREYVRERRLRVARLSLEAFVMGELLRAKSMATKLACMAILALLGTKALGHTNYDCGRL, encoded by the exons ATGGCGGCTCCATCGGCGTCCATGTCAACGGATGGCGCGTTCTGGAGCAGCTCGGGGTCGCCGCAGAGCTCCGGGAGACTGCCAACCTTGTCACCGC CTTGCCCAATTGTTTCCAGGTTCCACGACGTGTGGCAGGACGAAAAGAAGAGCACCCTGACACCCGTCAG GAAGGAGCTCCGGTGGCTGAAGAGGAAGGACCTGCTGGAGACGATGGCCAAGGACATACCCGCAGGAGCGATCCGTCTGGGCTGCCACGTCACGGCCATCCACCCGTCGGATCCCGGCGTGGTCCTTACTACTacaccggccggcggcggcggcggcggcgtcatcAGAGCCAAG GTGCTGATTGGCTGTGACGGCTCCAACTCGGTGGTGGCGAAGTACCTAGGCATGTCCCCGTCCAAACCGACTCCTCCGCGCACGTATCTGCGTGGGTTCACGACGTACCGGCACGGGCACCCCTTCGGAGACCGTTTCCTGCGCCTGAGGGGCAGGCGCTTCTTCGTCGGGCGCTCGCCCATGACCGACACCCGAGTCAGCTTCTTCGTGGCCTGCCACGTCCCTTCTGCtgccaccagcagcagcagcagggtgGTCGACGCGCGCGACACGAGGCATGCCGTGCTGCAGAAGCTGCGAGACCAGCGGTGCCCCGCCGAGGTCGTCGAGATGGTGCGGGACGCCGACCCCGACTCGCTGAATGTGGTCACCAGGGTGTGGTACCGCCCGCCGTGGCAGGTCGCGCTCGCCGCCTTCCGGAAGGGCGCCGTGACGGTGGCCGGCGACGCCATGCACGCCATGGGGTCGTACATCGGccagggcggctcggcggcgctgGAGGACGCCCTCGTGCTCGCCCGGTCGCTGGCGCGAGCgcgggccgccgccgccgggggccGTGATGACGGCGACGACGAGCCGTTTCTTCTCGGTGCGGCGACGGCGATCCGGGAGTACGTCAGGGAGAGGAGGCTGAGGGTGGCGAGGCTGTCGTTGGAGGCCTTCGTCATGGGGGAGCTGCTGCGAGCCAAGTCGATGGCCACGAAGCTCGCCTGCATGGCCATCCTGGCTCTCCTCGGCACCAAGGCACTCGGCCACACCAACTACGACTGCGGCCGCCTGTAA
- the LOC103627302 gene encoding monooxygenase 1 isoform X3 produces MYAASSHPGTSSSSSMEESHGIVIVGGGICGLATALALHRKGIASLVLEKSEALRVDGGSIGVHVNGWRVLEQLGVAAELRETANLVTAFHDVWQDEKKSTLTPVRKELRWLKRKDLLETMAKDIPAGAIRLGCHVTAIHPSDPGVVLTTTPAGGGGGGVIRAKVLIGCDGSNSVVAKYLGMSPSKPTPPRTYLRGFTTYRHGHPFGDRFLRLRGRRFFVGRSPMTDTRVSFFVACHVPSAATSSSSRVVDARDTRHAVLQKLRDQRCPAEVVEMVRDADPDSLNVVTRVWYRPPWQVALAAFRKGAVTVAGDAMHAMGSYIGQGGSAALEDALVLARSLARARAAAAGGRDDGDDEPFLLGAATAIREYVRERRLRVARLSLEAFVMGELLRAKSMATKLACMAILALLGTKALGHTNYDCGRL; encoded by the exons ATGTACGCGGCGTCCTCTCATCCGGGCACCAGCTCCAGTAGCAGCATGGAGGAATCCCATGGCATCGTCATCGTAGGCGGCGGCATCTGCGGCCTCGCCACCGCTCTTGCACTCCACCG GAAAGGAATCGCGAGCCTTGTGCTGGAGAAGTCGGAGGCTCTGAGAGTAGATGGCGGCTCCATCGGCGTCCATGTCAACGGATGGCGCGTTCTGGAGCAGCTCGGGGTCGCCGCAGAGCTCCGGGAGACTGCCAACCTTGTCACCGC GTTCCACGACGTGTGGCAGGACGAAAAGAAGAGCACCCTGACACCCGTCAG GAAGGAGCTCCGGTGGCTGAAGAGGAAGGACCTGCTGGAGACGATGGCCAAGGACATACCCGCAGGAGCGATCCGTCTGGGCTGCCACGTCACGGCCATCCACCCGTCGGATCCCGGCGTGGTCCTTACTACTacaccggccggcggcggcggcggcggcgtcatcAGAGCCAAG GTGCTGATTGGCTGTGACGGCTCCAACTCGGTGGTGGCGAAGTACCTAGGCATGTCCCCGTCCAAACCGACTCCTCCGCGCACGTATCTGCGTGGGTTCACGACGTACCGGCACGGGCACCCCTTCGGAGACCGTTTCCTGCGCCTGAGGGGCAGGCGCTTCTTCGTCGGGCGCTCGCCCATGACCGACACCCGAGTCAGCTTCTTCGTGGCCTGCCACGTCCCTTCTGCtgccaccagcagcagcagcagggtgGTCGACGCGCGCGACACGAGGCATGCCGTGCTGCAGAAGCTGCGAGACCAGCGGTGCCCCGCCGAGGTCGTCGAGATGGTGCGGGACGCCGACCCCGACTCGCTGAATGTGGTCACCAGGGTGTGGTACCGCCCGCCGTGGCAGGTCGCGCTCGCCGCCTTCCGGAAGGGCGCCGTGACGGTGGCCGGCGACGCCATGCACGCCATGGGGTCGTACATCGGccagggcggctcggcggcgctgGAGGACGCCCTCGTGCTCGCCCGGTCGCTGGCGCGAGCgcgggccgccgccgccgggggccGTGATGACGGCGACGACGAGCCGTTTCTTCTCGGTGCGGCGACGGCGATCCGGGAGTACGTCAGGGAGAGGAGGCTGAGGGTGGCGAGGCTGTCGTTGGAGGCCTTCGTCATGGGGGAGCTGCTGCGAGCCAAGTCGATGGCCACGAAGCTCGCCTGCATGGCCATCCTGGCTCTCCTCGGCACCAAGGCACTCGGCCACACCAACTACGACTGCGGCCGCCTGTAA
- the LOC103627302 gene encoding monooxygenase 1 isoform X4, producing the protein MYAASSHPGTSSSSSMEESHGIVIVGGGICGLATALALHRKGIASLVLEKSEALRVDGGSIGVHVNGWRVLEQLGVAAELRETANLVTAKELRWLKRKDLLETMAKDIPAGAIRLGCHVTAIHPSDPGVVLTTTPAGGGGGGVIRAKVLIGCDGSNSVVAKYLGMSPSKPTPPRTYLRGFTTYRHGHPFGDRFLRLRGRRFFVGRSPMTDTRVSFFVACHVPSAATSSSSRVVDARDTRHAVLQKLRDQRCPAEVVEMVRDADPDSLNVVTRVWYRPPWQVALAAFRKGAVTVAGDAMHAMGSYIGQGGSAALEDALVLARSLARARAAAAGGRDDGDDEPFLLGAATAIREYVRERRLRVARLSLEAFVMGELLRAKSMATKLACMAILALLGTKALGHTNYDCGRL; encoded by the exons ATGTACGCGGCGTCCTCTCATCCGGGCACCAGCTCCAGTAGCAGCATGGAGGAATCCCATGGCATCGTCATCGTAGGCGGCGGCATCTGCGGCCTCGCCACCGCTCTTGCACTCCACCG GAAAGGAATCGCGAGCCTTGTGCTGGAGAAGTCGGAGGCTCTGAGAGTAGATGGCGGCTCCATCGGCGTCCATGTCAACGGATGGCGCGTTCTGGAGCAGCTCGGGGTCGCCGCAGAGCTCCGGGAGACTGCCAACCTTGTCACCGC GAAGGAGCTCCGGTGGCTGAAGAGGAAGGACCTGCTGGAGACGATGGCCAAGGACATACCCGCAGGAGCGATCCGTCTGGGCTGCCACGTCACGGCCATCCACCCGTCGGATCCCGGCGTGGTCCTTACTACTacaccggccggcggcggcggcggcggcgtcatcAGAGCCAAG GTGCTGATTGGCTGTGACGGCTCCAACTCGGTGGTGGCGAAGTACCTAGGCATGTCCCCGTCCAAACCGACTCCTCCGCGCACGTATCTGCGTGGGTTCACGACGTACCGGCACGGGCACCCCTTCGGAGACCGTTTCCTGCGCCTGAGGGGCAGGCGCTTCTTCGTCGGGCGCTCGCCCATGACCGACACCCGAGTCAGCTTCTTCGTGGCCTGCCACGTCCCTTCTGCtgccaccagcagcagcagcagggtgGTCGACGCGCGCGACACGAGGCATGCCGTGCTGCAGAAGCTGCGAGACCAGCGGTGCCCCGCCGAGGTCGTCGAGATGGTGCGGGACGCCGACCCCGACTCGCTGAATGTGGTCACCAGGGTGTGGTACCGCCCGCCGTGGCAGGTCGCGCTCGCCGCCTTCCGGAAGGGCGCCGTGACGGTGGCCGGCGACGCCATGCACGCCATGGGGTCGTACATCGGccagggcggctcggcggcgctgGAGGACGCCCTCGTGCTCGCCCGGTCGCTGGCGCGAGCgcgggccgccgccgccgggggccGTGATGACGGCGACGACGAGCCGTTTCTTCTCGGTGCGGCGACGGCGATCCGGGAGTACGTCAGGGAGAGGAGGCTGAGGGTGGCGAGGCTGTCGTTGGAGGCCTTCGTCATGGGGGAGCTGCTGCGAGCCAAGTCGATGGCCACGAAGCTCGCCTGCATGGCCATCCTGGCTCTCCTCGGCACCAAGGCACTCGGCCACACCAACTACGACTGCGGCCGCCTGTAA
- the LOC100383795 gene encoding uncharacterized protein LOC100383795 has product MHPHLTLHRHPMCAEIIEEFQKCHLDHPVKKFFGECTDLKIKLDRCFRQEKALKRKANFEESKRFKEQLKAYKREIAEKSEE; this is encoded by the exons ATGCATCCACATCTGACTTTACATAGGCATCCTATGTGTGCCGAG ATTATTGAAGAATTCCAGAAGTGCCATCTGGATCACCCTGTCAAGAAGTTCTTCGGAGAGTGCACAGACCTTAAAATCAAGCTAGATCGCTGCTTCCGACAGGAG AAAGCTTTGAAGAGAAAGGCAAACTTTGAAGAGAGCAAGAGATTTAAAGAACAGTTGAAGGCTTACAAAAGGGAAATTGCAGAGAAAAGCGAGGAATGA